Genomic DNA from Setaria italica strain Yugu1 chromosome V, Setaria_italica_v2.0, whole genome shotgun sequence:
TTCAGCTTGAAATGCTCCACAGATCTTCTTCCAGGATCTCATGGCAATGAGCGTTGGTATCACAACCCATGAACTGTTTGCACCTATGAAGTATGCCCAGAAGTAGAAGGGACTGGCCCAGAAATTGAAGCCATCCAAGTAGGCGGTAATGAAGTAAACCAAGCATCCATAGAGCTGACCCAAGCAGACAGAGAACTGAAGAATATGGCTGTAGGACTTCCGGGATGCAATAGCGTAGCTGCAAGGAGCAAATTTTTGGTGAGATGAAGTAAAAGCTACATTAAAATACAAAATCACACAATCAGAATGTCTGTAGACTAAAATCTACTAGTACAAGTTAAATTTTCGTAGTTTTGCTTGGATACAGTTTTTACTAGACAAGTAGAAAGGGAGTTTTTCAATTGTACAGCTATGTTCTAACAAAAAAGGTGTCAAGATGAGTTTTTTCAGATCTCTGCAAGAAATTCACTGGAAATAGCACACCGGTATTCAAGATAGTGCTACTATCTCATGCTTTGCAGTTGGATCGATTTGAGCAACGAAAAACCAAAAACACAAAATAACTGAAGCCTTTGCTGATGCGTCTAACTAGTGTCTATCTATTGTAAATCTATCTAACCAACCTAACTAGTGTCTGACATGATGAAAGAAAAGGTATCCCAATACAACCTGAAATCTGAATGGGGCTTAACCCCATCACAGAGCCAGGTTTGACTGAACTTCATTAGCAATAGAAAACTAGAGAGTACTTGTATGGACAAGAAATGAAGCAGGCTATGTAGATAAGTAAGTCGATCAGGAGATGAGAAGACATACACAGCTAGCAGCGATGCAGGGCCTTCCAATACCGCGGTAATCCCTTCAACCGTAACAGTCGCGGTGTCCCTAGCAACATACCTAGAGTCCCCCTTGCTGTACTCTTTCCCTGAACAAGGTAGAAACCAGCCACTGTCATCTCAGCTTATCCACAATATATTTTGATTCGGGACAATGATGCCAGCCGACGATGCCAGCAAGAACTCACAAACTTCATCGAAGAAATTGGGGTTCTCCTTCTTGAAGAAGTTAGGGGTGAAGACGAAGGGCCCCTCGATTATTATATGGGTCAGCCCTGTGAATGCCCACCAGCACATGAGCAGCCGCTCGGTCTTGGATAACCTGCCACATCTTCCTACAAGCAAATACGTGACTCGAGCTCAGAATTATAGTTCCTCCAAAAAACTCAGAATTATATTACTAGATTGCTAGAGATTTGTTCGTCTTGGGTTACGAGCAAGTCACTGTTTGCAGCTCTTATTTGTTGGACTCCTAGAATCAAATGTCCAGTGCGGTGACATACGGGATTGCAAATTCTAAGTAATTTTCTTAGATGAGACACGCTCAGATTGTCAAGAGCAAGGCAGCATCATGCTGCACCCAAGATAATCGATTTTAAAAATTACAAATCGCATCGAGCCCCTTCACATCTCCAAAGTTCCCGTTGCCAATTTCCGGTGGAAACAACGAGAGCACCGAGCAAGACTGCAACTTTTGGACACTGGAGTTCCAAATTCCAAGAGGTGGGAAGCGAATCCCCGGTGAAGGAGCGGAGGAACAAGCAGTAGGAGATCGGCATCTGAGGAGGATAGGGTATGGGTACCGGAGCCTAGCcagacggcgaggaggacgaagagggAGGCACCGATGTAGGTCACGAGGATTTCGCCCTGCGACAGCCGTAGCGGCACGAAGCCCGGCACCTCCAGG
This window encodes:
- the LOC101764347 gene encoding probable 3-beta-hydroxysteroid-Delta(8),Delta(7)-isomerase — protein: MGHPYAPADLEVPGFVPLRLSQGEILVTYIGASLFVLLAVWLGSGRCGRLSKTERLLMCWWAFTGLTHIIIEGPFVFTPNFFKKENPNFFDEVWKEYSKGDSRYVARDTATVTVEGITAVLEGPASLLAVYAIASRKSYSHILQFSVCLGQLYGCLVYFITAYLDGFNFWASPFYFWAYFIGANSSWVVIPTLIAMRSWKKICGAFQAEKVKNK